The window ctagtaagtgtcaagtgtgtgaggccggatttgaactcaggtactcctgaatccagggccagtgctttatccactgcgccacctagccaccccttacaTGCTACTCTTTATTGTGTCCAACTTGGGAGAGATGTGggtggttttttcctttcttttttgccttgAGGATATCTTTATCTGCTTTGCACAATTCTAGctaagtatattttgttgttggttttttttttttttttgcggggcaatgggggttaagtgacttgcccagggtcacacagctagtaagtgtcaagtgtctgaggctggatttgaactcaggtactcctgaatctagggccagtgctttatccactgtgccacctagccgccctagcTAAGTATATTTTAATTGGCTCTCATTAGGTGCGCTCTACCCTTGGCTAAAATTCCATAATTTGTAGATTTCAAATTATGCTACTGAAATTCAAATTAAGTTCTCAGATTTTGTAGTCTTTGTTCAGTTCCAGTTTCCTTCTGATGCTCTTGCCTTCATCAGGGGTGGAAATGCTATCAATATTTCTGAagtcttcattttgtttttgtttgtttgtttgagtgagtgaggcaattggagttaagtgacttgtctaaggtcacacagctagtaagtgttaagtgtctgaagttggatttgaactcaggtcctcctgactccagggccagtgctccatccactgcaccacctagctgccccttcatttttttttttttgttgcctATGACTTCATATGATTTAACAATGATTTCTCAGTTTTTAATGGACCTGGGTTTTTCTCCACATGCATCATAGGCTAAAAGTTGTACTTGGATTGAGTGGGTTGTCATTGGTGGTGAACAGTGGTTGTCAGACTTGACAAAGATTAGCAGATTGGGATACATGCATGCCTCAAATGAAGAGCAGCCCTTTCTGTGATTTATATTGGGTCAACAAAGAGACACCTCAGTACTTTCATACATTTCCAGTAGAATTGTAAACTTAGCAAACTTTATTGGAGAACAACATGTCAGCATGTAGTAAAAGTAATGAAAATAGGAAATCCCCTGAAAATGTTAtcaaaaggggagagagagagacagagatacagaggagggagaaagagggaggaatggaaggaggaagaaggaggagagagagagggagagggagagggagagggagaaggtgaaagaaggagagagacagagatatacacagagacaaacagaaagaatGATGAGGGGgcaagagagaagaaggaaaggagagaggaagagggagagagatagaataggagaaggaaagagctaGCTGTTCAGAGTTTTTATAGCTGAATCGCTTGATTctaataagcaaaaaataaaatcacaacaaaaacaaaaaaaccaaaaccctttcAAATCTATGTCTATTAAAAaaattgctttcattttacaagGATGTAAATAAACAATCTTCCCAGAACAGTGGactattcatacacacacacacacctctccatCTTCATTATAGCTCCaagccctcccccccacccccacattatctccttcccctcccactttccctcagggcaaaaatatattactatacccacttgagtatgtatgttatttcctctttgagccaattctgatgatagtaaggttcactcactcccccactccttccccctcttcctctcccctccataagcttttttcttgtttccttcatgtgagctacctctccccagtccacctctcccctcccccctcccccagtgcattcctcctacccctcaaacctattttaaagatgtcatcatgggttagctaggtgacacagtggacaaagcaccagccctggacccaggaggccctgagcccaaatctggccccagacataagacccCTCACCCTGCAAGACCTACAAagaataaggataaacaaaaaataaacgctttacagatatcatcccttcatattcagttaacCTGTGTCctttgtctaagtatattcctttcagctaccctaatactgagaaagttcttatgagttcaaagtattcccatgtaggaatataaacagtttaatcttttaatatccctcatgatttctttttcctgtttacctttttatgcttctctagggtcttgtatttaaaagtcaaattttctatgaAGTTCAGGTCGTTTCATCACaagtgcctgaaagtcctctttttcattgaagttccattttttcctctgaaagattacactttgctgagtaggtgattcttggctgtaatcctagttcctttaccctctggaatatgtATGATGCCTTTTCAATGTTGGTTAGAGAAAACCCTTCTCCATCCCGCAGGAAACTTCATAGACTCCTGTCTCTAAGAGAGAAAGTTCTAGAGATGCTgagatcccttcattttattttttttgttttttgtttgtgggccaatgagggttaagtgacttgcccagggtcacagagccagtaagtgtcaagtgtctgaggtcagatttgaactcaggtcctcttgaatccaggactggtgctttatccactgtaccacctagcagcccccaatcccttcattttagaacTCTGCCCTGAACTATCTGTTGGTCAGCCCtgcctcctctccctttttttcttatgaTGTTATCATGGATTTGATACATGGGTAGGAATGGGGACCAGAATGGTATATTGTGTCACTGGGAAAGTAGAGCTCTTTTGTAAATCTCCCCTTATCTGTGAGTCTCATTGGGGCTGGAGAGATTTGGAGGTGAGTCCCAAATTAGTTACCAGGATTTGACAGCACCTACTGAAAGTTAATCTCAGTTTAATCCATAGACTCATGTTATAATGGGCTCCTAAGTACTCCCTTCCCACTTATACTGTGCCTTATAGCAGGGAAGATACATTACCCTCTCACTCATACCTCAGAAGCCCAGATGAAGACAATGAATAGGCAAACAAATCctcatttaataaaagtttattgtgGAAACGCTAAGGCTATCAGGCCTTCCCTTTTCATAAATATTAACACTTCAAGAACACAGACTTACATTTCTAGTTCTCTTGAGTGGACCATAACAATATAAATTAATTCAGTTTTACAGACATTAAACGCTTTACTCTCTAGCTGACAGTGACTCATCTTGGCCTTTTCATTCAGAGAATTAAATACATATGTGCATCCACAAACAGATggagcaataaataaataaataaatagacaaacaagCACTTACTAAAGACCTGACAGGGCAGTTTTGGAGGAATTTGGAAATAACCAAGGCTTGGGGAGATCGTTCTGGGTGATTCAGGAGGGGCCCCATCTTGGCAGAGgcaatttatttttgtctctgggAAATAACAGGGCAGCTTCTGAACACAGTCACAGTCAACAGGGCTCAATCATAGCCTAGCCCATTTAGAATCAATGATGCAGGAGACCGTCAAGTTAGTGATTCCACAGCACTTTCCTATTTTCTTACTAAACTTCACAGATCAGAGGCCTCTTTTGCCCTCCTACTCCATggccatcttctctctctctccaaattccCCCTCCTAATGCTCCCTGCCTGGCAACCTTCAAGGCCCTACCTTGAATACCAAACTATCATCATGATTTCACCAGATTCTACTCAGTCAGGCATTGAAATGGGCCATCGGGCTCTCCTTAAGCAAAGTCAGTATCTAAATGGTAGCAGTACAAACCTCCAAAGAACATATTAAGGTTTAAGTTGAAGACATGTCATATGTATAACATATGGACTcccaaattccttttcttctcccctctgcctAAGTCCTAGAGTACATGGTAAATGGTGACTTGCTGCTTGAGAGTCCATTTAAGAGAGATCATCCAAAATGAAGTTAGTTATGTCTTGGCCCCCTCTTATGTTCCCCAGGAAGACAGGCTGCTCATCCAGTTGGGAAGTGCTGATATACCAGTTGGGGTATTCTGCTGACTCAAATTCAGTCTTATGATTTATTTCTGTCTTGTTGAAGATGAATCTCCTTTCCACGTTCCTTCTGGGGAAATGAGCGATTTGCTGCAAATGATTAAGATAGATTGCACCCAtgagaaaatgaacaaagaaacttCAAAGAGCATAAATAAGGGCTAGAGTGATGAAGTTAGAGGcaggaaacctgaattcaaatcctgcccttgacacatactacctatgtaaccatgggcaagctACTTTTCTTCACAGGAcctcagattcctcctctgtaaagtgaaggcattggactagctggcctctaagGTCTGTTCTAGATCGCAAATTATGACTTCATCTCTGGGACTTGAATAGGAGCTGGTTGAGAAAGTCCTTAGGTTGAAGAAAGTGATGGTATGGTGGGATAAGGATAAAAAGGCAGGGGCTAGAAGTCATCATTTCTGGGTTCTGTTTATAGGTTTGCATTTGGGAGTGATCGGAGGAAGGACCCCATTCTTCTTTGCGGCTGAGTCCCAGGTATCTAGGGACATGATACTTTGAGCTTGCTATaaagtagaagcttaataaatgtttattcaagtAAGAATTCAATAAGAAACTGGAAGATACATGGATGAaccaatattattttatcatttggaATCAGGAGCTTGGGAAGTTTATGCAAATGAGTCAAATCCAGGTACTCCATCAATTTACTGGGGGAAAAGTTTGACCATCTCAAGCTACTTGGCTGTGGGAAAcaagtgtgttgttgttgttgttgttgttgtttttacaggAATGATAGTGTTTTTTGTTCTTAGTATGCTCACCTCTAGCTGCAGGGTGGGCTTCCCATTATGCATCACACAAGACAGATAGAGATTATTTTTCTTGATACACAGGACAACATGTATTTTCTGTGAGCCTATGTCACCAATGAAGTAGTTCATGCTGAAAattactggaaaagaaaaaaaaacagaacagtgTGGTGAATAGAAATGTCAGAGCAGGTGTTTTTAACCTTGCTTGTATCTTGGACCTCTTGGATAGTCTGGTGAGGCCTaaggatcccttctcagaataatcttcttaaatgtataaaatgaaatatataaaattagaaaggaaaccagttctagtgaaatacagttattaacttattttttttgtttgtttttttgcagggcaatgggggttaagtgacttgcccagggtcacacagctagtaagtgtcaagtgtctgaggccggatttgaactcaggtcctcctgattccagggccggtgctttatccactgcaccacctagccgcccccctattaacttattttttaaatagttcaggcaccccaggttaaaaacctctTTCTAGAGAAGTTGCTGGGCAAAGTGACCAACTCAGGATGACCATATGTTTTTGGAAGTGAGGCAATAAATGGGCACGAACATGTGAGGAATAACATTGAGAAATGGGGTGGTGGATAAATTGAGTGTGTCATGATACTGAGCTCACATTTATGAGCCTCCTGAGTCAAAGATGTCTCAATCAGAAGCTCCAAGGTTACTTTTAATTCTTAATGGGAAAGAAATCAGGCTTTCCCATTTCCAAATGAGAATAGAAAGTAGGTAGCTTCTTTGCTCAaatgactgtcttttttttttttttttgtggggcaatgaaggttaagtgttttgttcagggtcacacagatagtgtcaagtgcctgaggctgaattggaactgaggtcctcctgaatctagggctagtgctttatccactgtgccatctagctgctccacaaATGACTGTCTTTCAAGGAAAATGAAAGCTCAGAAAAGAAGCAGGCCACTTGTCTCATTGACTCCCTCTGCCAACACACCTGCTTCTAGCCTTAGCTTTTACTTTCTGAGGGGTAGGGAATAGTGATATGGCTAGTACTTATTAACTTTCACCATAGGGAACAACTTTTTAGAATAAAAATTCAGTCAATTATTAGAAGTTTTCTTGAGAGGATTGCTTAATGTCACAGTTTTCTTTTACTTCAATTTGGAACAATTTAGGAATTCTTAAAGCTAGATAGTTCATAACAAAGAGAGCTAGAAATGGGGAGTCCAAGTTTGAAACCTTCTTTAACTTTGCCTACTTTCACTTTTAAATTAGTTTCCTTTGGAAATTGAGATCTTTGGGACAGAAACTTGAGTTCTGGAGATGAAAAGATCCAAGATAAAAGTGGAGATGCTCTGAAGTGGTTTCTCTAAGAACTAATGTTCTGATCACTCAGATTGAaccaaatcaaatgagagagtagCCAATAAGACCCCAAATTTGATTATACTTTGAaccaatctgaattcagacaatcccttttctttgtatttatttatttagaatttttccccaccttacatgtaaaaacaaattgtaacatcgagttttaaaattttgtgttccaaattctcatccttcctccctgtccccctcttaagaactcaagcaattcaatatgttatacatgtgcagttgtgtaaaacatagcagacaaaaaaaccaaGACAATCTCTTTTCATGGGATCTGATACAGTGTCTTGTACCACTGGATGATTGATTAGAGACAAAGCAATCCCAGATTTCTATTCCAATGTCATCATCAGTGTTTTATACAAGGTCGGCTATGATCTAGCCTGCTGCCCTGGATGATAGTAAAATAGACACGTGGGGTAGAGGCTATGAGAGTTAGTCTAAGTTGGAGACCAACTACATAGGCCAAGAGGTATGGATAGTGAAAAGGAAAGACAAGATGTCAGAAGTTACCTTTTTGGTTTATGTTGTATCCATTGAGATGGAGAGCTTTCAGTTCGCTGGCATTGGACAAGGTCAGGCATTTTTGATTTATGTCCTGAATGGTGCAGTCTTGGGAGGATGAAAACTGAAAGACGGAGTCAGACTCATAAATGTTACAGCTCTCGAAGGTGATGGGTTCTGAAAAGTAGAACGTGCATATTATTCAGAAGCATTGAATCAGAGGTGGAAATCTGCcaagagggtagctaggtgactcagaTTGTTTCTTGAGGTCATGGAGTCCTCCCTAGGCTCACTTCTTAGGACCTTTTCATGAAGAACAGCTTCACCTGGAAACTCTGCCATTGGCtcaatccactttttttttgctccttttcTTATCTTAGGGAGTGCCCTTTCCGGAGAGTTTGAGATTGGTACATTGGAAAAAGTGCTGAATCTGACATCAGGAGAAACCAGCAATCAAATTCTACCTtcaacacttattaactgtgtgactgaggataagtcacttaagttctgcttgcctcagtttctttatctacaaaagggagttatagggcagctaggtggcgcagtggataaagcaccagccctggattcagaaggacctgagttcaaatccgacctcagacacttgacacttactagctgtgtgaccctgggcaagtcacttaaccctcatcccccgcccccccccatacacacaaaagaaagaaaaaagaaagaaaaaatgtaattgcAAAAGGGAGttataataacacctaactcctaaggtttttgtgaagatcaaatgagagaatacttgcaaaatgctttgcaaaccctaaaataTTATAGAAACACTAGTCatcttattatcattattataatactTGTGAAATACTTTCTAAACCTCAAAGCATGATACAAATGTTTGTCAAAAAcatcaggaaaaagagaaatatagagaTCAGTCTTAGGGAGGAGTTGGAAATAGGAAAGCCCCAGCACCTGTCTCTCGGCTCTCTTACCTTCTTGAAAGATACTTGTGAAAATATTCATCAGGTCATTATCCCGGAATAGCTGGGCACAGGATCCGTTCAGATGCTTCATTTTCTCAATGGCAACAACTACCACCACAGTTTGATGGAATCGATGGGGTTGAGAAGTAAATTTCAGCTGGATGTCATCCTCCTCCAGAAGACTTGCCCCAGAGCAAAGATCAGGATACTGGAGGTGACCCTGCAGGGAAACAGGGGAGTTGGTCAGGTTTAGGGTTGTTGAGATCTTGTTTGCTTTGTCTCTAATCAATCACCCCATCCAGGGATTTAATTGACACTGGGGAGAGATTCCACTAGTCACTTTGAATGGTAGATTGTTAAAAAGTTTACAGGTCATGTAGACCAAGTCCCTCTTACTtcacaaatgaaaaaagtaaaacccAGAGAGAGAACTTGATTTGGTCAAAGTTTCATAGCTTGGTATGGTCAGGATTCGAATCCAGATCTACTCTTTTAAAATTGCTGGTCCTTTTTCCAATCCCAGATTTCTATTCCAATGTCATCATCAGTGTTTTATACAAGGTCGGCTATGATCTAGCCTGCTGCCCTATAATGATAAATATACTTTCTGGGAAGATAGAGACAATTCAAATGTAAGTACATGGCCTGTATTCACCACCTCTGGATTTTAATGGTTCCCGCTTATACGATTATAGATCTAATTTGGATTGGACATCAGAAACCCTCCTAGTCCATTCCAACTCCCtgtcccattttgtagatgagaaaataaCCTAagagaggtaaagtaacttgttTATGatcacagagctgggattcaaactcaagctTTCTGATTCCACAGCACCATATTAATTCTCATGAGGAGATGAAAAATTTAGACTACAAAAAGAATCTAGCCAAGAAGCTTACCTTCTTTGGGTTGGGACCATCAGCCTCATAAAATTGGCTGTCATCATCGTCTctgtaaacaaaaacaaacaaactgtcaGGTTActtctaagtgtgtgtgtgtgtgtgtgtgtgtgtgtgtgtgtgtgtctttttcctTGTGCAAGAGCCTCTACTATCAATGGCTAACTTATGATCAAGGCCCTAAAGTCTTTCAGACAAGTTCCATTAGGATGGGAACCAATATCTGAGCCAGTTTGAAATTTAAGGGAGTGGTCAGTGGGGACTGGACCCCAGGCAAGCTTGGAAAGGCACCCCCCCATCACTGATTTTGGTCATGTTAAGTAGGGACTGGGAAGTATATATCAGAAAAGGGGCAATCTACTGACCAAGTCCTGGATCAGACTCAAGGATACTAAGTGGACTAAAATAAAAGCCCAGACTCCTAAGCCAGAATTTACAAAGGAGTCCTCTCCAGTCCAATGCCTGAttccccatctcttccttttGCTTCCTTCCCAACTAAATCCCACCATCCCAGCTCATTTCCCCTAGCCTTTGGAGTACATAGACAGATGCCTAATGACCAGGGCCATAACCGGTTATAGTAGCaggcaaaaagaagcaaaaggtcACTGGGtgagaattttagagctggaagggaccatagagctCATCTCACGTGATtcccttactttatagatgaagaaactgaggcaatattAGTTTTTGCCATGGgaaaatttaagatttttttaaaggacctcTGCAGCTTTCTAAATCTTTGGTCCTGGTCTGTTTTCCTGGCACAGGCATAGGATGACCCTTTAGTTGGCCACCACTTCTCATTCAGCTGAATCTTTCCACTTACCGGTAAATATACTCCATGTCACAAGTGATTTCAGGTACCATGGCCATGATAGCTTTTTATTCCTGGACAAAGACAACAGAGAGGGTCACAAGCTGCAGGTGACTGAGCAAATCTCACTCCCTatgaagttgtttttctctaaatGACTAGaggatccttgaggacagagaccataTCTTATTCATTCTACAGTCCCAGGCCCCTTCCCTAGGACCTTGGTTTGCACATCTATCTAATGGTtaagtagaagggaccttagcattcatctagtccaaaggaTCTTAACCAAGTCCATGGACCTTTAAGAAGTTCATGGATTGGTTTTTGGGGGACGGGAGAATTGGGCTTTGTGGACTgtatgggaaaatattttatctttattttcactaacctttggttttctttgtaatcctatgtagctcattttatgcatttagaaaccttagtctgagaagggatccatagacttcaccagactattGCCCAAGATGTTTGtgacacaaaaaagatgaagagCCCCTGATCAAGTCCAACCCACAACCAAGAAGCCCTTTCACAGCATGCCCAAGAACTGATTATCCAGTGTTTGCTTCAAGACTCCGATGAAGAGGACCCATCACCCTGTGTGTCAGCTCAGTCCCTTTATAGAAAACTCCAGTTGTCAAGAAGCTATCTCCAATCATAAGCCCACATTTATCTCATTTCAGCTTACACCCATTGCTCCTGGCTCCATTTCCTGGAGCTAAACAAGTCAAGTTGAATCTCTTATTTatgtgacagctcttcaaattCCTAAAAGTTGCTATCATGTCCTCCCCCTAAATTCATTTCCCCAGGCTAAAAACTCTGGTTCTTCCAATCAAACCCGTCATCCTGTTGCAATCTAAATGGGTGGCAGCATGAAATAAAACATCTGTCATACAATGCCTCCTGTCCTCTTTCTGGTAAATTACATTAGATTGAGTACTTCACAGTAAAAAAAGACAACCCCTTGTGGTCCAATTGAGACAGCCAAGAGGGAATGCCAGGTAGGGTCTTCTTCAAAGTAGATGTTATCATATAGCTCAAAGACTCAATCaagaacagtggaaagagcacagactTTGGTGTTAGAGGTCCTAGAATTACATAGTTAAtttttaccacctgtgtgacctagggcagcTTACTTATCTTCCCTGGTCCTCActctcctcatttgtgaaatgagagggttggacaatATCGTTTTTGAGGTCTCTTTTGAAATCTGTATCTATGACCTTATGATGTCTCATTCAGGAGCATCACCGCAATTAAACCACATGCACACCAAGTCATCAAATGAGACCAAAAAgagcaatgattaaaaaaaatccctcaaactaaacaaaaatgaagcaaacCCCCCAAATCAGCAAGGTGTCAAGAATGACTGGATAGAAAGTTACattaaaaagacatttaaagaCCGGTTACCCCAACTCCtggaacccctccccccaaaccaggATAGACAGGGAGGTTCTCCCAGGCAATAATCATtgggaagaattcagagaaatggtTACCTTTACAGGCAGGAGTGCTAGGAGTCTTCAGTCAATTTCAGCTGTCAAGCAGAGAAATGATTTGTCTGTTACCGCCTGGGCCGTTTTATTCGTTTTCAAAAGCAGAAGTAGGGTACGACAAAATTTCCCTTTTGGCCTCAACTAAttgcacaatttttaaaaataaaagaaagagaattgtgGGAACTTTGTGGGGGGCAACTTGAAATGACACCTCAGACtttcaggaaaataaaaagcaatttggaTTCTGTAGTGATGTAATCCTTTCCAAATATGATGACAACATATACTGTAGTATCGAATACTGTAGTTTTCTAATAGCTATACTGTCCTTGACTACAATATAAATTAAGGATTGAATTTCATTAGATTTACAGAGTATAGTTTTTGATTTGTAGGATCACAGGGAACAAAATAAAGAGTATTTTTCAAAACTTCCTTTTCTTATTATGAACATTATCATCAATAAACATAAACATTCTGATATCTGAAGGATAAGAAAGATTTATATAAGAAACTGTAAacttcaaaagtataaataatttagtaaaaagtgcctcttctgaacttctgttTATATCTGtgtatttaaaaattatcttattgatgcttatttctttctttatattttttcatgtattATTACCCATCAtcccccctcccctgtcccctcttATAACAAATAGAATGCTCCCTCCAGGCTCAGTCTCCCAACTTGCATTACCACTGGTAGGTTGGAGTGTCAAGGGGACAGATGCTACTTTATTAATTCAGGGTTCTGGGGTAACCCAGAGGGGCTATTACTGTCACTCATAAAGCCCATTCAGTTTGTTTCTCAACATCATTCAACCAGTTAATGTCAATTAGTTTTTGCAAAAGGGATatttattgagaaggc is drawn from Dromiciops gliroides isolate mDroGli1 chromosome 2, mDroGli1.pri, whole genome shotgun sequence and contains these coding sequences:
- the IL1B gene encoding interleukin-1 beta, whose translation is MAMVPEITCDMEYIYRDDDDSQFYEADGPNPKKGHLQYPDLCSGASLLEEDDIQLKFTSQPHRFHQTVVVVVAIEKMKHLNGSCAQLFRDNDLMNIFTSIFQEEPITFESCNIYESDSVFQFSSSQDCTIQDINQKCLTLSNASELKALHLNGYNINQKVIFSMNYFIGDIGSQKIHVVLCIKKNNLYLSCVMHNGKPTLQLEQIAHFPRRNVERRFIFNKTEINHKTEFESAEYPNWYISTSQLDEQPVFLGNIRGGQDITNFILDDLS